One Alkalicoccus halolimnae DNA segment encodes these proteins:
- a CDS encoding YheC/YheD family protein produces MSKQYTEHNAKSAGPLLKVGMLRRRTKPSKSARSVAVACSHYGIEFFYFRPQDVNMESKKINGFFLVRDEWVRKSVDYPSVVDNSLPTKDTKELHEELEKHCIMTTHRIGSKNEIYEMLEKDGTFKHILIPYRMVHSKKDIDDFLTEYKEVILKPSKGNQGKRIYEAEKSNDGYNLHTDRKSELLSEKEMETMTEEQFKKRKYLVQPFIKSRTKEDHPFDIRIHTRRAKNGKWKWITLLPRIGMSNAITSNVNQGGAVSEWDSFLEVQFGDRGQEIKKNLIDIAENLPPCVQQFYDFPIDSMGIDIGIEPNGSLWFFEVNTSPGTKFFELEIAEARAQYYEYLEETSAKIPKAETVKEKP; encoded by the coding sequence GTGAGTAAACAATATACTGAACATAACGCAAAGTCCGCAGGTCCACTTTTGAAAGTCGGCATGCTTCGAAGGCGGACCAAACCTTCTAAATCTGCAAGATCCGTAGCCGTAGCCTGCAGCCATTATGGGATTGAGTTTTTTTATTTCAGACCCCAGGACGTGAACATGGAAAGTAAAAAAATAAATGGCTTTTTTTTAGTAAGAGATGAATGGGTACGTAAAAGCGTGGATTACCCTTCAGTAGTCGATAATTCTCTCCCGACGAAAGACACGAAAGAGCTGCACGAAGAACTTGAAAAGCATTGTATTATGACCACACATAGAATCGGGTCAAAAAATGAGATATATGAGATGCTGGAAAAAGACGGTACATTTAAACATATATTGATTCCATACAGAATGGTTCATTCTAAGAAAGATATCGATGATTTCCTCACAGAATACAAGGAAGTTATTTTGAAGCCGTCGAAGGGAAATCAGGGTAAACGCATTTATGAGGCGGAAAAATCAAACGATGGGTATAATCTTCATACAGACAGGAAATCAGAATTATTGTCGGAAAAAGAGATGGAAACCATGACAGAAGAACAGTTTAAAAAACGTAAATACCTGGTCCAGCCATTTATTAAATCCCGCACGAAGGAAGATCATCCATTTGATATTCGGATACACACGAGACGGGCTAAAAATGGGAAGTGGAAGTGGATTACCCTTCTTCCGAGAATTGGGATGAGTAATGCAATCACATCCAATGTAAATCAAGGAGGAGCAGTCAGCGAATGGGATTCTTTCTTGGAGGTTCAGTTTGGGGACAGAGGTCAGGAAATTAAAAAAAATCTGATTGATATTGCTGAAAATCTCCCTCCCTGTGTGCAGCAGTTTTACGATTTTCCAATTGATTCGATGGGGATAGATATTGGCATTGAGCCGAATGGAAGTTTATGGTTTTTTGAAGTGAATACTTCACCCGGGACAAAATTTTTCGAATTGGAAATTGCTGAAGCAAGAGCACAGTATTATGAATACCTCGAAGAAACGTCTGCAAAAATTCCAAAAGCTGAAACAGTAAAAGAAAAACCATAA
- a CDS encoding sugar-transfer associated ATP-grasp domain-containing protein, whose product MQEKRLLFAGDFSLGDYYFHKPGRQKRLVQLEENPQSFTAGFKKLAGNPDFFLINLETVLLDQSSEVPAEKKPKSSWDDADRTMTELKRLGVTHITYANDQAGRHRGASESVSLLEAASFDLLGYGKVEKELPAPVMKAADKNIYVIAAVIEEEMDKRIIKYRADTEKAGVHVKSVEEIKKEIISIKNNDSHAYIIVSPHWINHDYETAGTQRTVIEPAREAAEAGADLIIGHGTHAAGTVEKHAGAYIIYSTGNAVYNSFGKYEQSETPAYSCLAEIIIKEDESFSVDINLIPYLSNNKKTDFKTKPLSRKGTQRFLDYLTENAPPDSEPVQFRLNDQGAVEVRESSNPLTTFGIKINRPVYKKYKSAGLLDSISAEEIAKVQIYWKRIYGKNINVTIHEAFRNLTGRTEERLVPFNIMKEIFIPYFNTEKTMNMYKDKNIYDKLIQTENKPATVLRRIKGAYFDADYQILSEKEAENVLVDHGEDMIMKPTTTNNGKGIYKINVVGKELYLKDERMSIRQLEELLGREFIVQETIRQHKILASPHPSSVNSLRMVTLRWKGEIHYLLTFARFGAGGSVKDNAGAGGLCVGVNDEGQLLSFGVNEHAVKYTEHPTSGYSFAETEAVIPDFALFIDFVKELHEQVPYHDYISWDIAAGEDGKPVFIEMNVHGVTWLYQLASQKPIFGDLTEEVVSHITKRIINNKTNEEVSVR is encoded by the coding sequence ATGCAGGAAAAACGGTTACTTTTCGCAGGAGATTTTTCCCTGGGAGACTATTACTTTCATAAACCCGGGCGTCAGAAACGTCTGGTACAACTGGAGGAAAACCCGCAGTCTTTTACAGCTGGTTTTAAAAAACTGGCTGGAAACCCGGATTTTTTTCTCATTAATCTGGAGACCGTTTTACTGGATCAGTCCTCCGAGGTTCCGGCTGAAAAAAAGCCGAAAAGCAGCTGGGACGATGCGGATCGGACAATGACGGAACTGAAGAGACTCGGTGTAACCCATATTACCTATGCAAATGATCAGGCAGGGCGTCATAGAGGGGCTTCGGAGAGCGTATCGCTTCTCGAAGCTGCTTCCTTCGACCTTCTTGGGTATGGAAAAGTAGAGAAAGAACTGCCTGCCCCTGTCATGAAAGCAGCAGACAAAAATATTTATGTGATCGCTGCTGTTATAGAGGAAGAAATGGATAAAAGGATCATCAAGTATCGGGCGGATACAGAAAAAGCAGGTGTGCATGTGAAATCGGTAGAGGAGATCAAAAAAGAGATCATCTCGATTAAAAACAATGATTCACATGCGTATATTATCGTTTCTCCTCACTGGATAAATCATGATTATGAAACTGCAGGCACGCAGCGTACTGTTATCGAACCGGCAAGAGAAGCGGCAGAAGCTGGAGCAGATCTGATTATAGGACATGGTACTCATGCTGCAGGCACGGTGGAAAAGCACGCTGGAGCGTATATCATTTATTCGACGGGGAATGCGGTTTACAATTCGTTTGGAAAATATGAGCAGTCGGAAACTCCCGCTTACAGTTGTCTCGCGGAAATTATTATAAAAGAAGATGAAAGCTTCTCTGTGGATATCAATCTGATTCCGTATCTTTCAAACAATAAAAAGACGGATTTTAAAACGAAACCTTTATCCCGTAAAGGGACCCAGCGCTTTCTCGATTATTTGACAGAAAACGCGCCTCCTGACAGTGAACCGGTTCAATTCAGACTGAATGATCAGGGTGCTGTAGAAGTGAGAGAATCCAGTAATCCGCTGACAACGTTTGGAATAAAAATAAACAGACCCGTTTATAAAAAATATAAAAGCGCCGGACTTCTTGATTCGATCAGCGCGGAGGAAATTGCAAAAGTGCAGATCTACTGGAAGCGGATTTACGGTAAAAATATCAACGTAACGATTCACGAGGCGTTCCGTAATCTGACGGGACGAACAGAGGAACGGCTCGTGCCATTTAACATTATGAAAGAAATTTTTATCCCCTATTTCAATACGGAAAAAACGATGAACATGTATAAGGATAAAAATATTTACGACAAGCTGATTCAAACGGAAAACAAACCGGCAACAGTCCTGAGGCGGATAAAGGGAGCCTATTTTGATGCCGATTATCAAATTCTGTCGGAAAAGGAGGCAGAAAACGTGCTTGTTGATCATGGGGAAGATATGATCATGAAGCCGACAACTACGAATAATGGTAAGGGCATCTATAAAATAAACGTAGTTGGAAAGGAATTATATTTAAAGGATGAAAGAATGAGTATTCGTCAATTGGAAGAGCTGCTGGGAAGGGAGTTTATCGTACAGGAAACGATCCGCCAGCATAAAATACTGGCTTCCCCTCATCCAAGCTCTGTAAATTCATTAAGAATGGTGACGCTGCGCTGGAAGGGGGAGATTCATTATCTTCTGACGTTTGCCCGTTTTGGGGCCGGGGGAAGTGTGAAAGATAATGCTGGAGCAGGCGGCCTCTGTGTTGGAGTAAATGATGAAGGGCAGCTGCTGTCCTTCGGAGTAAATGAACATGCGGTTAAATATACCGAACATCCGACGAGCGGCTATTCGTTTGCAGAAACGGAAGCGGTTATCCCGGATTTTGCTCTCTTTATAGATTTCGTGAAAGAGCTGCATGAACAGGTCCCGTATCACGATTATATATCCTGGGATATTGCGGCAGGGGAAGATGGAAAGCCTGTCTTTATCGAAATGAACGTCCACGGAGTGACCTGGCTGTACCAGCTTGCTTCGCAGAAACCGATTTTCGGTGATTTGACAGAAGAAGTTGTTTCTCATATTACGAAAAGGATAATTAACAATAAAACGAATGAAGAAGTTTCCGTCCGATAA